Proteins encoded together in one Paracidovorax wautersii window:
- a CDS encoding heparan-alpha-glucosaminide N-acetyltransferase domain-containing protein — protein MHPPSPVAPLSSPGSALGGRLQSIDALRGLVILFMLLDHVRETFYLHHQVGDPMDVAATEPALFFSRLLAHVCAPVFVFLTGLSACLYGANKVDRRAAAATFLAQRGLFLVVLEVTLVNFAWTFQFPPQVLYLQVIWVIGLSMLALSALLWLPRPVLIVLGLALVAGHNLLDGLHFDPGHAMHIPWAVLHDRGWIAVGETLRLRTSYPLLPWIGVIALGYAAGPWFAGSAAPALRQRRLLAWGVALLVGFALLRALNGYGEAPWAAGATPLRTVMGFLNVTKYPPSLLFLLLTLGIGLLALWVFERRQPARWLGVLAVFGAVPMFFYLLHLYVLKLLYLAAAGIWGFNQGRYFGFDGMGAVWLCAVLLALALYGPVRAFGRFKARRKDIAWLKYL, from the coding sequence ATGCACCCGCCTTCTCCCGTCGCTCCGCTGTCCTCCCCCGGCTCCGCCCTGGGCGGGCGCCTGCAGTCCATCGATGCCCTGCGCGGCCTAGTGATCCTGTTCATGCTGCTGGACCATGTGCGGGAGACCTTCTATCTTCACCACCAGGTCGGCGACCCGATGGATGTCGCGGCCACCGAGCCGGCCCTGTTCTTCAGCCGGCTGCTGGCCCATGTGTGTGCTCCGGTGTTCGTCTTCCTCACCGGGCTGTCGGCCTGCCTGTACGGCGCGAACAAGGTCGACCGCCGGGCCGCGGCCGCCACGTTCCTGGCCCAGCGCGGCCTGTTCCTGGTAGTGCTTGAGGTCACGCTGGTCAACTTTGCCTGGACCTTCCAGTTCCCGCCCCAGGTGCTGTACCTGCAGGTCATCTGGGTCATCGGCCTGAGCATGCTGGCGCTGTCGGCCCTGCTGTGGCTGCCCCGGCCGGTGCTGATCGTGCTGGGCCTGGCGCTGGTGGCCGGGCACAACCTGCTGGACGGGCTGCATTTCGATCCGGGCCACGCCATGCACATACCCTGGGCGGTGCTGCACGACCGCGGCTGGATCGCAGTGGGCGAGACGCTGCGGCTGCGCACCTCGTACCCGCTGCTGCCATGGATCGGCGTGATCGCTCTGGGGTATGCCGCGGGGCCCTGGTTTGCGGGCAGTGCGGCGCCGGCACTGCGGCAACGCCGGTTGCTGGCCTGGGGCGTGGCATTGCTGGTGGGCTTTGCCTTGCTACGGGCCTTGAACGGCTACGGCGAAGCGCCCTGGGCAGCCGGCGCCACGCCGCTGCGCACGGTGATGGGCTTTCTGAACGTCACCAAGTACCCGCCCTCGCTGCTGTTCCTGCTGCTGACGCTGGGCATCGGCCTGCTGGCGCTGTGGGTCTTCGAGCGGCGCCAGCCGGCGCGCTGGCTCGGCGTGCTGGCCGTTTTCGGGGCCGTGCCCATGTTCTTCTATCTGCTCCACCTGTACGTGCTGAAGCTGCTGTACCTGGCGGCAGCGGGTATCTGGGGCTTCAACCAGGGCCGCTACTTCGGCTTCGACGGCATGGGGGCCGTGTGGCTGTGCGCGGTGCTGCTGGCGTTGGCGCTGTATGGGCCGGTGCGTGCCTTCGGCCGCTTCAAGGCACGCCGCAAGGACATCGCCTGGCTCAAGTACCTGTGA
- a CDS encoding multidrug effflux MFS transporter, whose amino-acid sequence MQLSHFLQAALVLGLLSAIGPFAIDMYLPALPAIGASLGADVAAVQWSLTAFFLSLGVGQLFYGPVSDMVGRKPPLYFGLALFTLASVGCALATDIHTLVALRFVQGLGAAAGMVIPRAVVRDMHTGNEAARLMSLLMLVFSVSPLLAPLAGSGVIALTGWRGVFWAVAVAALAGLVLVRQALPETRLPADRLGSDLRSALAGYAVLLRDTHFLGLVFISGCSIGGFFVYLASSPFVLINHYGLTPVQYSLAFSVNAAAFFASAQFTARLGRRFGLVAVVKAAVSAAAAVMLALLAYYLSGGDRLAVLLGLYFVASGCMGLVIPTTSVLALEEHGAIAGTASALLGTLQMLIGAVAMGLVGLFATGQPLPMVVGMATGALIGFALTWITLGGARAHRVAGPQA is encoded by the coding sequence ATGCAGTTGTCCCATTTTCTCCAGGCCGCGCTCGTGCTCGGCCTGCTTTCGGCCATTGGGCCCTTCGCCATCGACATGTACCTGCCGGCGCTGCCGGCCATCGGCGCCAGCCTGGGCGCCGACGTGGCCGCCGTGCAGTGGAGCCTGACGGCCTTTTTCCTCTCCCTGGGCGTGGGCCAGCTGTTCTACGGGCCCGTTTCCGACATGGTGGGCCGCAAGCCGCCGCTGTACTTCGGCCTGGCGTTGTTCACGCTGGCCAGCGTGGGCTGCGCGCTGGCTACGGATATCCACACCCTGGTGGCGCTGCGCTTCGTGCAGGGCCTGGGGGCGGCGGCCGGCATGGTGATTCCACGCGCCGTGGTGCGCGACATGCACACCGGCAACGAGGCCGCGCGTTTGATGTCGCTGCTCATGCTGGTGTTCAGCGTGTCGCCCCTGCTGGCGCCGCTGGCCGGCAGCGGGGTCATCGCGCTCACCGGCTGGCGCGGCGTGTTCTGGGCCGTGGCCGTGGCGGCGCTGGCCGGCCTGGTGCTGGTGCGCCAGGCGCTGCCCGAGACGCGCTTGCCCGCCGACCGGCTGGGCAGCGACCTGCGCAGTGCACTGGCCGGTTATGCCGTGCTGCTGCGCGATACGCACTTCCTGGGCCTGGTGTTCATCAGCGGCTGCTCGATCGGCGGCTTCTTTGTGTACCTGGCCAGCTCGCCCTTCGTGCTCATCAACCACTACGGCCTCACGCCGGTGCAGTACAGCCTGGCGTTCTCGGTGAACGCCGCAGCCTTCTTCGCCTCGGCCCAGTTCACGGCGCGGCTGGGGCGGCGTTTCGGGCTGGTGGCCGTGGTGAAGGCGGCCGTCAGCGCGGCGGCGGCCGTCATGCTGGCCCTGCTGGCGTATTACCTGTCGGGCGGCGACCGGCTGGCCGTGCTGCTGGGCCTGTATTTCGTGGCCAGCGGCTGCATGGGGCTGGTGATACCCACCACCTCCGTCCTGGCACTGGAAGAGCATGGCGCCATCGCCGGCACCGCCTCGGCGCTGCTGGGCACGCTGCAGATGCTGATCGGCGCGGTGGCCATGGGCCTGGTGGGCCTGTTCGCCACGGGCCAGCCGCTGCCCATGGTGGTGGGCATGGCCACCGGCGCGCTCATCGGCTTCGCCCTCACCTGGATCACCCTGGGCGGCGCCCGCGCGCACCGCGTGGCGGGGCCGCAGGCATGA